The following are encoded together in the Serratia odorifera genome:
- a CDS encoding HK97 family phage prohead protease: MSDREMRCYSGEVRAEQQENQPTRIVGYGSVFNIRSEPLWGFREIIKPGAFDDVLNDDVRGLFNHDPNFILGRSTSGTLKISVDERGLQYDIQAPDTQTISDLVLAPMQRGDINQSSFAFRVARDGDHWYEDDEGVVIREINKFSRLFDVSPVTYPAYQAADSAVRSMKAWQEARDNGAIANAVNQRMARERLLTLLNA, from the coding sequence ATGAGTGACAGAGAAATGCGCTGTTACAGCGGTGAGGTGCGCGCCGAACAGCAGGAGAACCAGCCGACGCGCATTGTCGGTTATGGCTCTGTGTTCAATATCCGCTCCGAGCCGCTCTGGGGCTTTCGCGAAATCATTAAGCCAGGCGCTTTCGATGATGTGCTGAATGATGATGTTCGTGGGCTGTTCAACCATGACCCCAACTTTATCCTGGGGCGCAGCACATCGGGAACGCTAAAGATTTCCGTTGATGAGCGTGGTCTCCAGTACGACATCCAAGCGCCAGACACGCAGACCATTAGCGATCTGGTGCTGGCGCCCATGCAGCGCGGCGACATCAATCAGTCCTCTTTTGCATTCCGAGTAGCACGTGATGGTGATCACTGGTACGAGGATGATGAAGGGGTAGTGATTCGCGAAATCAACAAATTCTCACGGCTGTTCGACGTCAGTCCGGTGACCTACCCGGCCTATCAGGCCGCTGACTCTGCTGTCCGTTCAATGAAAGCCTGGCAGGAGGCACGCGACAATGGCGCGATCGCCAACGCCGTAAACCAACGAATGGCGCGCGAGCGCCTGCTGACTTTGCTCAACGCGTAA
- a CDS encoding phage portal protein produces MILDALFRNEPLENPANPITAEMAETDGIFNSDVYVSPETAMKLAAVYSCIYVLASNVAQMPLHVMRKNGNDVTTARDHPVFYLIHDEPNDWQTSYKWRELKQRHVLGWGNGYTRVQRSRRGEVTKLDACMPWETTLLNTGGRYTYGVYNEEGSFAISPDDMIHIRALGNNQKMGLSPIMQHAETIGMGMSGQKYTSSFFSGNARPAGIVSVKGEIRDEGWKRLKAVWQKAAQALRSQENKTLLLPAELDYQALTVSPVDAQLIDMMKLNRSMIAGVFNVPAHMINDLEKATFSNITSQAIQFVRYTVMPWVANWEQELNRRLFTRAERAAGYYVRFNLAGLMRGTPQERAQFYHYAITDGWMSRNEARAFEDMNPVDGLDEMLVSVNAANPTKFKLDDKTKEEITDE; encoded by the coding sequence GTGATACTTGACGCGCTATTTCGTAACGAACCTCTGGAGAATCCAGCTAACCCGATCACCGCTGAAATGGCCGAAACGGACGGTATTTTTAACTCTGATGTTTATGTCAGTCCAGAAACGGCGATGAAACTGGCGGCGGTGTATTCCTGTATCTACGTGCTGGCGTCAAACGTTGCGCAAATGCCGCTTCATGTAATGCGTAAAAACGGAAACGACGTAACGACTGCACGCGATCACCCTGTTTTCTATCTGATCCATGATGAGCCTAACGATTGGCAGACCAGCTACAAATGGCGCGAGCTAAAGCAGCGTCACGTATTAGGCTGGGGAAATGGCTATACCCGCGTCCAGCGCTCCCGTCGGGGAGAGGTTACAAAGCTTGATGCCTGCATGCCGTGGGAAACAACGTTGTTGAATACTGGTGGCCGGTATACCTACGGTGTTTATAACGAGGAAGGCAGCTTCGCGATCAGCCCGGACGATATGATCCACATCAGGGCGCTGGGGAATAACCAGAAAATGGGCCTCAGCCCAATCATGCAGCATGCTGAAACGATTGGCATGGGTATGAGCGGGCAGAAATATACCAGTTCATTTTTCAGTGGTAATGCACGGCCAGCGGGCATTGTCTCTGTCAAAGGGGAAATCAGGGATGAGGGCTGGAAGCGCTTAAAAGCTGTTTGGCAAAAGGCTGCACAGGCATTAAGAAGCCAGGAAAACAAAACGCTGCTTTTACCTGCTGAACTCGATTACCAGGCGCTGACAGTATCACCGGTCGATGCGCAGCTTATCGACATGATGAAGCTGAACCGCTCGATGATCGCCGGAGTATTCAACGTTCCTGCACACATGATTAACGACCTGGAAAAAGCCACCTTCAGCAATATCACGTCTCAGGCTATTCAGTTTGTCCGATACACGGTCATGCCATGGGTTGCCAATTGGGAGCAGGAACTTAACCGGCGTTTATTCACTCGAGCAGAGCGCGCAGCTGGCTATTACGTGCGGTTCAACTTAGCCGGTTTGATGCGTGGCACCCCACAGGAACGTGCACAGTTCTATCACTACGCTATCACCGATGGTTGGATGAGTCGAAACGAGGCGCGAGCCTTTGAAGATATGAACCCGGTAGACGGTCTGGATGAAATGCTGGTCAGCGTTAATGCGGCTAACCCGACAAAATTCAAACTCGACGATAAAACCAAAGAGGAAATAACCGATGAGTGA
- a CDS encoding terminase large subunit, translating into MKRKSYPNVNAANQYARDVVRGKIVACQYVISACQRHLDDLAEEKGRKFRYRFDRDLAEQAAKFIQLLPHTKGEWAYKRMPITLEPWQLFIVCTVFGWVHKGTKLRRFREVYTEIPRKNGKSAISAGVALYGFTCDGEFGAEVYSGATTEKQAWEVFRPARLMCKRTPMLVEAFGIEVNASNLNRPEDGARFEPLIGNPGDGSSPSMAVVDEYHEHPTDALYTTMLTGMGARRQPLMWAITTAGYNIEGPCYDKRREVIEALNGTVPNDELFGIIYTIDEGDDWTKPESLVKANPNMGISVYKDFLLSQQQRAINNARHAGTFKTKHLNVWVAARDAFYNLVSLKRCEDTTLTLEQFEGQPCILSFDLARKLDMNSMARLFTRDIDGKRHYYSIAPRFWVPYDTVYSVERSEDRRTAERFQKWVEMGLLTVTEGAEIDYRYIMEEAKAANRLNPVEESPIDPFGATGISHELADENMSPITIIQNYTNMSDPMKELEAAIESGRFHHDGNPIMFWCLSNVIGKYLPGNDDVVRPIKEQAESKIDGAVTLIMAIGRAMLNEPGDFLSNIDPDEDLVFL; encoded by the coding sequence ATGAAGAGAAAATCTTACCCCAACGTGAATGCTGCTAACCAGTATGCACGTGATGTGGTGCGCGGCAAGATAGTGGCCTGCCAGTATGTGATCAGCGCCTGCCAGCGCCACCTTGACGATCTTGCCGAAGAGAAGGGACGCAAGTTTCGTTACCGCTTCGACAGGGATCTGGCAGAACAAGCCGCGAAATTTATCCAGCTATTACCCCACACTAAAGGGGAGTGGGCTTACAAGCGCATGCCGATCACCCTGGAGCCGTGGCAGCTGTTTATCGTCTGTACCGTTTTTGGCTGGGTGCATAAAGGCACTAAGTTGCGGCGGTTCCGTGAGGTCTACACTGAGATCCCGCGGAAGAATGGCAAATCGGCGATATCTGCCGGTGTTGCGCTTTACGGTTTTACCTGCGATGGGGAATTTGGTGCTGAGGTCTATTCCGGCGCGACAACTGAGAAACAGGCCTGGGAGGTGTTTCGCCCAGCGCGGCTGATGTGCAAGCGTACGCCGATGCTGGTGGAGGCCTTCGGGATAGAGGTCAATGCTTCCAACTTGAACCGCCCAGAAGATGGCGCCCGCTTTGAGCCGCTGATCGGTAACCCGGGGGATGGTTCATCACCGAGTATGGCGGTAGTGGATGAATATCATGAACACCCTACCGATGCGCTCTATACCACGATGCTGACAGGCATGGGGGCCCGACGTCAGCCGCTGATGTGGGCGATCACGACTGCGGGTTACAACATTGAGGGGCCTTGTTACGACAAACGGCGTGAAGTGATTGAAGCCTTGAATGGTACGGTGCCGAACGATGAGTTGTTTGGCATCATTTATACCATTGATGAGGGGGATGACTGGACAAAGCCAGAATCTTTGGTCAAGGCTAACCCCAACATGGGGATCTCGGTCTACAAGGATTTTCTTCTTAGTCAGCAACAGCGCGCGATTAACAATGCCCGGCACGCTGGCACTTTCAAAACCAAACACCTCAACGTCTGGGTCGCGGCGCGTGACGCCTTCTATAACCTGGTTAGTCTGAAGCGCTGTGAAGATACCACGTTAACTCTGGAACAATTTGAGGGTCAGCCATGCATTTTGTCTTTTGACTTGGCACGCAAGTTGGATATGAACAGCATGGCTCGGCTGTTCACGAGGGATATCGACGGAAAGCGACATTACTACAGCATTGCACCACGCTTTTGGGTTCCGTATGACACAGTTTATAGCGTTGAGCGTAGTGAGGATCGGCGTACTGCTGAACGTTTTCAAAAGTGGGTAGAAATGGGATTACTGACTGTCACCGAGGGGGCGGAAATCGATTACCGTTACATCATGGAGGAGGCAAAGGCAGCCAACAGGCTTAATCCGGTAGAGGAGTCACCTATCGATCCCTTTGGTGCCACAGGGATATCGCACGAACTGGCTGATGAAAATATGTCACCCATCACCATTATTCAGAACTATACCAACATGTCTGACCCGATGAAGGAACTGGAGGCCGCTATCGAGTCTGGCCGTTTCCATCATGATGGGAATCCCATCATGTTCTGGTGCCTCAGTAACGTGATCGGGAAATATCTACCGGGGAATGATGACGTGGTGCGGCCGATTAAGGAGCAGGCAGAAAGCAAGATTGATGGTGCAGTTACACTGATCATGGCAATTGGTCGCGCGATGCTTAATGAGCCGGGCGATTTCCTTTCCAATATAGACCCAGACGAAGACCTGGTATTCCTATGA
- a CDS encoding phage terminase small subunit P27 family, giving the protein MAGTAGRSGRRPKPTARKELAGNPASEPLNKDEPVFTPIKGAEPPSWFEDEELHLATVMWQMTTKELCGQGILCVTDLAVLERWCVAYEFWRRAVKAIAKQGNVVTGATGGPIKNPQLTAKKEQESEMSSTGAMLGLDPGSRQRLIGLAGQKKTANPFIKLITS; this is encoded by the coding sequence ATGGCCGGAACGGCAGGCCGATCCGGGCGGCGCCCTAAGCCTACAGCCCGCAAGGAATTGGCTGGCAATCCGGCAAGCGAGCCATTGAATAAAGATGAGCCTGTATTCACCCCCATCAAGGGGGCGGAGCCACCGAGTTGGTTTGAAGACGAGGAGCTGCATCTGGCCACGGTGATGTGGCAGATGACAACGAAAGAACTTTGTGGCCAGGGAATTCTTTGCGTGACTGACCTGGCGGTTCTTGAGCGTTGGTGTGTGGCTTACGAGTTTTGGCGGCGCGCAGTGAAAGCCATCGCAAAGCAGGGCAATGTTGTTACCGGTGCTACAGGTGGCCCGATAAAAAACCCTCAGCTGACAGCAAAAAAAGAGCAAGAGTCGGAAATGAGCAGCACTGGCGCAATGCTGGGGCTTGATCCCGGAAGCCGCCAGCGCTTAATCGGTCTGGCAGGGCAAAAGAAAACAGCTAACCCATTCATTAAGTTGATCACATCATGA
- a CDS encoding HNH endonuclease encodes MPPRTPKACRKRGCRNATTDPDGYCSEHKGEGWRNYKPGQSRHERGYGSDWDVIRPRIIKRDKGLCQNCLRQGQVRAAKCVDHIKAKAQGGTDDSGNLESLCWPCHKAKTARERLKR; translated from the coding sequence ATGCCACCAAGAACACCGAAGGCATGCCGTAAGCGCGGCTGTCGCAACGCCACAACTGACCCTGATGGATATTGCAGTGAGCATAAAGGTGAAGGCTGGCGAAACTACAAGCCAGGTCAAAGCAGGCATGAGCGAGGGTATGGAAGCGATTGGGATGTGATTCGTCCCCGCATCATTAAACGTGATAAAGGATTGTGCCAGAACTGCTTGCGACAAGGTCAGGTAAGAGCCGCTAAGTGTGTTGACCATATCAAGGCGAAAGCACAAGGCGGCACCGATGACAGTGGGAATCTGGAAAGCCTATGCTGGCCCTGCCACAAAGCGAAAACCGCGCGGGAACGACTTAAACGATAA
- a CDS encoding lysozyme: MQTSNRGRTFIKGFESLELRAYPDPGTGGKPWTIGWGHTKGVNPGDQITQQQAEQFLDEDLAVFELTVNTAIKRAMTQNQFDAMVSLAFNIGGRNFAQSTLVKKFNAGDAPGAADQFPRWKFSAGEVMPGLVRRRGAERKLFLS, encoded by the coding sequence ATGCAGACAAGTAATCGCGGGCGCACATTTATCAAAGGGTTTGAGTCCCTTGAGCTGAGAGCATATCCAGATCCTGGCACCGGCGGTAAACCCTGGACTATCGGCTGGGGGCATACCAAGGGTGTAAATCCGGGCGACCAAATCACACAGCAGCAGGCTGAACAGTTCCTGGATGAGGATCTGGCAGTGTTCGAGCTGACGGTTAACACCGCGATTAAGCGTGCAATGACGCAGAACCAGTTCGACGCCATGGTTTCTCTGGCATTCAATATTGGCGGTCGTAATTTTGCACAGTCAACGCTGGTGAAGAAATTCAACGCCGGTGATGCTCCCGGTGCTGCGGATCAGTTCCCGCGTTGGAAATTTAGCGCGGGTGAAGTGATGCCTGGTCTGGTTAGAAGACGTGGCGCAGAGCGGAAGTTATTCCTGTCATGA
- a CDS encoding phage holin, lambda family yields MVPHSWADISEILAAWWRGDVPIGGVIMAVVMAVLRMAYSGSSWKETIFEGLMCGALALTTYSALDYFDVPKALTVGIGGFIGFVGVKKLSAFLSGYVGNRFGGGNQNADK; encoded by the coding sequence ATAGTCCCCCACAGTTGGGCAGATATCTCAGAAATCCTTGCTGCCTGGTGGCGGGGCGACGTCCCGATCGGTGGCGTAATAATGGCTGTCGTGATGGCTGTTTTGCGTATGGCTTACTCGGGCAGCAGTTGGAAAGAGACAATATTCGAAGGGCTGATGTGCGGTGCGTTGGCGTTAACCACGTATTCCGCTTTGGATTACTTCGACGTGCCGAAAGCCTTAACTGTTGGCATCGGTGGTTTCATCGGATTCGTTGGCGTGAAAAAACTTAGCGCGTTCCTCTCCGGGTACGTGGGTAATCGCTTCGGTGGAGGCAATCAGAATGCAGACAAGTAA
- a CDS encoding DUF968 domain-containing protein: MPKRERWESKAYLQWVKSQLCVIRGVKADDAHHIIGHGQGGMGTKAHDLFTIPLCREEHDALHRDPSRWEAEHGSQIELWFRFIDYSLSVGAIS, from the coding sequence TTGCCCAAGCGTGAGCGTTGGGAAAGTAAAGCTTACCTTCAGTGGGTTAAGTCACAACTATGCGTTATTCGCGGTGTGAAGGCTGACGATGCTCACCATATCATCGGGCATGGGCAGGGAGGGATGGGAACTAAGGCGCATGACCTTTTCACTATCCCGTTATGCCGAGAAGAACACGATGCATTACACCGTGACCCGTCACGATGGGAAGCGGAACACGGCAGCCAGATCGAACTGTGGTTCAGGTTCATCGACTACTCGTTATCGGTCGGTGCAATTTCATAA
- a CDS encoding DUF968 domain-containing protein — translation MTTLRYDNSAIRLCEGCDNRLRGQAIEKMQIVADANRAAYILETVRSYFMFDGGHQVTLPELCWWAVMHGVADDLPDDVCSASLRMPPATIHTGGRKEAEITHTPAAHQVVAEKVRKAAKTLVIDQRRQSHFLNCPSVSVGKVKLTFSGLSHNYALFAV, via the coding sequence ATGACGACGCTACGCTATGACAACAGCGCAATCAGGCTATGTGAGGGATGCGACAACCGGCTGCGCGGGCAAGCTATCGAGAAAATGCAGATTGTGGCTGACGCCAACAGGGCGGCATACATTCTCGAAACAGTGCGCTCGTACTTCATGTTTGACGGTGGGCATCAAGTGACCTTGCCTGAGCTGTGCTGGTGGGCCGTGATGCATGGTGTTGCCGACGATCTGCCTGATGACGTTTGCTCAGCGTCTCTTCGGATGCCACCAGCGACGATCCACACTGGCGGCCGGAAAGAGGCGGAGATAACGCACACGCCAGCGGCGCACCAGGTTGTGGCGGAAAAGGTGAGGAAAGCGGCCAAGACGTTGGTTATCGACCAGCGCCGCCAAAGTCATTTTTTAAATTGCCCAAGCGTGAGCGTTGGGAAAGTAAAGCTTACCTTCAGTGGGTTAAGTCACAACTATGCGTTATTCGCGGTGTGA
- a CDS encoding RusA family crossover junction endodeoxyribonuclease: MKLTLPFPPSVNGYWRAPNKGSLKGRHLVSYRGRKFNSEALASILDQLNRRPRSLTGDLAVSVVFYPPTRARRDLDNYFKALFDAMTRAGVWLDDSQIKKLAAEWGPVTKGGKVELMIREVGA; encoded by the coding sequence ATGAAATTAACATTGCCATTCCCGCCAAGCGTTAACGGCTACTGGAGAGCGCCTAACAAGGGATCTCTCAAAGGCCGGCACTTGGTTAGCTATAGGGGGAGAAAATTCAACAGCGAGGCGCTGGCGAGCATTCTGGATCAGCTAAACCGCAGGCCGCGATCGTTAACTGGAGATCTAGCCGTTTCAGTGGTGTTTTATCCACCGACGCGGGCTCGTAGAGATCTGGATAACTACTTCAAGGCGTTGTTTGATGCGATGACCCGGGCGGGAGTTTGGCTCGATGACAGCCAGATAAAAAAGTTGGCTGCAGAGTGGGGGCCAGTCACCAAGGGTGGCAAGGTTGAACTGATGATCCGTGAGGTGGGGGCATGA
- a CDS encoding MT-A70 family methyltransferase codes for MTYSLIYADPPWTYKDKCADGKRGAGFKYPTMTVADICRLPVWDLAADSCLLAMWWVPTQPVEALKVMEAWGFRLMTMKGFTWHKTNKHKGNNALGMGWMTRANSEDCLFAVKGKLPPRLDASICQHVTAPRMEHSAKPEAFRDKLVQLLGDVPRIELFARQQSEGWDSWGNQCDQSVVLVPGKAEVAS; via the coding sequence ATGACGTATTCACTGATTTATGCAGATCCGCCGTGGACGTACAAAGACAAATGCGCAGACGGAAAGCGCGGAGCCGGTTTTAAATATCCAACGATGACTGTTGCCGACATCTGCCGTTTACCAGTGTGGGATTTAGCCGCTGATTCTTGCTTGCTGGCAATGTGGTGGGTACCGACGCAACCGGTCGAAGCGCTGAAAGTCATGGAAGCGTGGGGTTTCCGTTTGATGACTATGAAGGGCTTCACCTGGCACAAGACGAACAAGCACAAGGGTAACAACGCGCTGGGCATGGGTTGGATGACCCGCGCCAACAGCGAAGATTGCCTGTTTGCGGTTAAGGGTAAGCTACCGCCGCGCCTGGATGCATCGATCTGCCAGCACGTCACGGCACCACGTATGGAACATAGCGCCAAGCCTGAAGCGTTCCGCGATAAGTTGGTGCAATTGCTTGGTGATGTGCCACGTATCGAGCTATTCGCCCGTCAGCAGTCAGAAGGTTGGGATAGCTGGGGTAATCAGTGCGATCAGTCGGTGGTATTGGTACCGGGAAAAGCCGAGGTGGCGTCATGA
- a CDS encoding replication protein P has protein sequence MNKLMQAVQSRDAGTLARMMPSEPAQRVVNNNAEKLVDLLFKNLMQIFPAARNTALSTPEDIAAAKRQWILAFAENGITTADQLRAGMRMARQQESDFWPSCGKFIGWCKAGAAEFAGLPSLDEAVTEFDKYAATRSQYPSAEEFPWSHPAMYWIVIDVRRAMHRYNHTEAETRRAIQNQLNGWAKRLAKGEPVPTPAAQIAAPKTPTGPTPAQLLLAEYERRKKEGWL, from the coding sequence ATGAACAAACTCATGCAAGCAGTCCAGAGCCGCGACGCCGGCACATTGGCGCGGATGATGCCAAGTGAACCGGCACAGCGCGTAGTGAACAACAACGCTGAGAAGCTTGTAGATCTGCTCTTCAAAAACCTGATGCAGATCTTCCCGGCGGCACGTAACACCGCGCTGAGCACTCCGGAGGATATCGCGGCAGCAAAGCGGCAATGGATCTTGGCTTTCGCTGAAAACGGAATAACAACCGCCGACCAGCTGCGTGCAGGCATGCGCATGGCTCGCCAGCAGGAGAGTGACTTTTGGCCGAGCTGCGGCAAGTTTATCGGCTGGTGCAAAGCCGGCGCTGCTGAATTCGCAGGTCTGCCGTCGCTGGATGAAGCGGTGACCGAGTTCGACAAGTATGCCGCTACGCGCTCGCAGTACCCGTCTGCCGAGGAATTCCCGTGGTCGCATCCGGCGATGTACTGGATCGTGATTGACGTCCGCCGGGCGATGCATCGCTACAACCACACCGAGGCCGAAACCCGGCGCGCTATTCAGAACCAGCTGAACGGCTGGGCTAAGCGTTTAGCGAAAGGTGAACCGGTACCGACGCCGGCAGCACAAATCGCCGCACCAAAAACGCCAACGGGGCCAACCCCGGCACAGTTGCTGCTGGCAGAGTACGAGCGTCGCAAGAAAGAGGGCTGGCTATGA
- a CDS encoding helix-turn-helix domain-containing protein, whose protein sequence is MSMNLMAQAMSIKVGNPLRKLVLIKMADNANDEGECWPSYQHIADHCECSRSAVKAHITALINMGLLSKENRLGSNNGKGNTSNIYRITLGTPVPSKSIAPRASKNTPPVPSKNTGGASESTAPVSPAGTPCATSCPQNQSLEPKDKKPSCQDASQPDEKTLSPEEKFLAAHPEAVVWDAKKRQWGSEDDLKCAEWIWGRIIGMYEQAAEYDGEVSRPKEPNWVVWSNEVRLMCAQDGKSHKQICQLFGRANRDKFWCRNVLSPSKLRERWDDLVIKLAPAVAAASEEWNTAEAWSETL, encoded by the coding sequence ATGAGTATGAACCTGATGGCTCAAGCAATGAGCATTAAGGTTGGCAATCCCCTGCGTAAGCTGGTGCTGATTAAGATGGCAGATAACGCTAATGACGAAGGCGAATGCTGGCCGTCATATCAACACATTGCTGACCACTGCGAGTGCAGCAGAAGCGCTGTGAAGGCGCACATCACTGCATTGATAAACATGGGGTTACTCTCCAAAGAGAACCGTCTTGGATCAAATAATGGTAAGGGCAATACGTCCAATATTTACCGGATAACGCTTGGCACCCCTGTGCCATCAAAAAGCATAGCCCCTAGGGCGTCAAAAAACACACCCCCTGTGCCGTCAAAAAACACAGGTGGGGCATCAGAAAGCACAGCCCCTGTGTCACCTGCTGGCACCCCCTGTGCCACCTCCTGCCCCCAGAACCAGTCATTAGAACCTAAAGACAAAAAACCTTCTTGTCAGGACGCTTCGCAACCTGACGAAAAGACTTTGTCGCCTGAGGAGAAGTTTCTCGCTGCTCACCCAGAGGCTGTTGTGTGGGATGCCAAAAAACGGCAGTGGGGTAGCGAGGACGATCTTAAATGCGCTGAATGGATTTGGGGGCGGATTATCGGCATGTACGAGCAGGCCGCTGAATACGACGGCGAGGTAAGCCGTCCTAAGGAGCCTAATTGGGTGGTGTGGTCAAACGAGGTTCGCCTGATGTGCGCTCAAGACGGCAAGAGCCATAAACAAATCTGCCAGCTGTTTGGCCGCGCAAACCGAGACAAGTTCTGGTGCCGGAACGTGCTCAGCCCGTCAAAACTTCGTGAGCGTTGGGATGACCTGGTAATCAAGCTGGCGCCAGCCGTGGCAGCGGCGTCGGAAGAGTGGAACACCGCAGAAGCTTGGAGTGAAACGCTATGA
- a CDS encoding DUF4222 domain-containing protein, whose amino-acid sequence MDNEIIVPFEMACRDSHGVVVRVTGIDTVNHRVIFRRPGYPHDCAYPRRDFGTKFKKVQA is encoded by the coding sequence ATGGATAACGAGATCATCGTGCCATTTGAAATGGCATGCCGTGACAGTCACGGCGTAGTAGTTCGAGTTACTGGCATCGATACAGTAAATCATCGTGTCATTTTCCGTCGTCCTGGCTACCCGCATGACTGCGCATACCCGCGCCGTGATTTCGGCACAAAGTTCAAGAAGGTGCAGGCATGA
- a CDS encoding YmfL family putative regulatory protein produces MENKDFPTQDDISEAIHKLITLFPGKYSAMAKQLDPVAGTENALRNRVRQVSGQVVPLGMAAEMESISGRSDITEAMCKRAGGVFVKLPEIEQVDNEELLIKFNELMSALGLFAKAHNEFTADGVLDNHESKKLKAKGYRIQSLVAEIYAVTVMMFGEGDAQDMRSRASSASIKRVE; encoded by the coding sequence GTGGAAAACAAAGATTTCCCAACACAGGACGACATCAGTGAAGCGATACACAAGCTGATCACGTTGTTCCCAGGTAAGTACAGCGCGATGGCTAAGCAGCTGGACCCGGTGGCCGGTACCGAAAACGCATTGCGCAACCGCGTTCGCCAGGTATCGGGGCAGGTGGTTCCGCTGGGCATGGCTGCAGAAATGGAGTCGATATCAGGCCGTAGCGATATCACCGAGGCTATGTGCAAGCGTGCTGGTGGCGTTTTCGTGAAGCTTCCGGAAATTGAACAGGTGGACAACGAAGAGTTGCTGATCAAGTTCAACGAACTGATGTCAGCGCTAGGCCTGTTCGCCAAGGCACATAACGAGTTCACAGCTGATGGGGTACTCGACAACCACGAGAGCAAAAAACTGAAAGCTAAGGGTTACCGGATCCAATCGCTGGTGGCGGAGATATACGCCGTGACGGTGATGATGTTTGGAGAGGGTGACGCCCAGGATATGCGGTCCCGGGCGTCGAGTGCATCAATTAAACGTGTGGAGTAA
- a CDS encoding transcriptional regulator, with the protein MTPEQSALLEAIEVAGGQSELARKLTEASDKPVKQQQVWNWLHREKKPPAKQSAAIERITGISKERLRPDVFQKSTAPAA; encoded by the coding sequence ATGACGCCTGAGCAGTCTGCCTTACTCGAGGCGATCGAGGTTGCTGGTGGTCAATCAGAGTTGGCGAGGAAGTTAACAGAAGCTTCCGACAAACCAGTAAAGCAACAACAGGTGTGGAACTGGCTGCACAGAGAAAAAAAACCGCCAGCTAAGCAGTCAGCAGCAATCGAACGTATTACCGGAATATCTAAGGAAAGATTGCGACCTGATGTATTCCAAAAGTCTACCGCCCCAGCGGCTTAA
- a CDS encoding XRE family transcriptional regulator codes for MKTLAERFKFARENSGLSQDDLAAKVGVTQQSIAKIENGITLQPRKIKELALSLGVSQQWLQLGIEENAELSNYVVKESEEAILDPELFVSVPILDIELSAGNGAEAELIESCSDTFPLRRDDLRRAGVSASNARIVKIWGNSLLPVLTNGDYVAVDTTHTQSIRDGDLYAIRDGVLLRVKTVVSLPDGGVILRSFNKEEYPDEVLSYNERKARVHVIGRVFWSSRSW; via the coding sequence GTGAAAACACTTGCAGAAAGGTTTAAATTTGCGCGGGAAAATTCTGGCCTGAGCCAGGACGACCTGGCGGCCAAGGTAGGGGTTACTCAGCAATCGATAGCAAAAATTGAGAATGGAATCACCTTGCAACCAAGAAAAATCAAAGAATTAGCCCTTTCCCTTGGGGTATCTCAGCAATGGTTGCAGCTTGGAATTGAAGAAAATGCTGAGCTTTCAAATTATGTCGTTAAAGAGTCTGAGGAAGCCATCCTTGACCCTGAGTTATTTGTGAGCGTACCTATCCTTGATATCGAACTATCAGCAGGCAACGGAGCTGAGGCCGAACTGATCGAATCTTGCTCCGATACATTCCCTCTTCGAAGGGATGATCTCCGCAGAGCTGGCGTTAGTGCCAGTAATGCGAGAATAGTGAAGATATGGGGTAATAGCCTGCTCCCTGTTCTAACCAATGGTGACTACGTTGCTGTTGATACAACACATACCCAAAGCATTCGTGATGGAGATCTATACGCTATTCGTGACGGTGTTTTATTACGGGTAAAAACCGTGGTTAGCCTACCAGATGGAGGGGTAATATTGAGGAGTTTCAATAAAGAAGAGTACCCAGACGAGGTACTCTCTTATAACGAGCGCAAGGCTAGAGTTCACGTAATAGGAAGGGTTTTTTGGTCATCACGCTCATGGTAA